A window from Streptomyces sp. NBC_00335 encodes these proteins:
- a CDS encoding cellulose-binding protein, with product MSDTSSPFGFELVRRGYDRGQVDDRITKLVSDRDSALGRINSLEKRIEELHLETQNAQAQVNDAEPSYAGLGARVEKILRLAEEEAKDLREEARRAAEQHRELAESAAQQVRNDAESFAADRKSTAEDEGVRIVEKAKGDAASLRTEAQKDAASKREEADALFEETRAKAAQAAADFETNLAKRREQSERDLAGRQAKAEKRLAEIEHRAEQLRLEAEKLRTDAERRARQTVETAQRQAEDIVADANAKADRIRSESERELAALTNRRDSINAQLTNVREMLATLTGAAVAAASAPIDDEPVTRGVPAQQSR from the coding sequence ATGAGCGACACATCCTCCCCCTTCGGCTTCGAGCTCGTGCGGCGTGGTTACGACCGCGGTCAGGTGGACGACCGCATCACCAAGCTGGTCTCCGACCGTGACAGCGCCCTCGGACGTATCAACTCTCTGGAAAAGCGGATCGAGGAGTTGCACCTCGAAACGCAGAACGCCCAGGCTCAGGTGAACGACGCCGAGCCGTCGTACGCCGGTCTCGGCGCCCGGGTCGAGAAGATCCTGCGCCTGGCCGAGGAGGAGGCGAAGGACCTCCGTGAGGAGGCCCGTCGCGCGGCCGAGCAGCACCGCGAGCTCGCCGAGTCGGCCGCCCAGCAGGTGCGCAACGACGCCGAGTCGTTCGCCGCCGACCGGAAGTCGACCGCCGAGGACGAGGGCGTCCGGATCGTCGAGAAGGCCAAGGGCGACGCCGCTTCCCTGCGCACCGAGGCCCAGAAGGACGCCGCCTCCAAGCGCGAGGAGGCCGACGCGCTCTTCGAGGAGACCCGCGCCAAGGCCGCCCAGGCCGCCGCGGACTTCGAGACCAACCTGGCCAAGCGCCGCGAGCAGTCCGAGCGCGACCTGGCCGGCCGTCAGGCCAAGGCCGAGAAGCGTCTCGCGGAGATCGAGCACCGCGCGGAGCAGCTGCGCCTGGAGGCCGAGAAGCTCCGTACGGACGCCGAGCGTCGCGCCCGCCAGACCGTGGAGACCGCGCAGCGCCAGGCCGAGGACATCGTGGCCGACGCGAACGCCAAGGCCGACCGGATCCGCAGCGAGTCCGAGCGCGAGCTGGCGGCGCTCACCAACCGCCGCGACTCGATCAACGCGCAGCTCACCAACGTCCGCGAGATGCTGGCGACGCTGACCGGTGCGGCGGTGGCCGCCGCCTCCGCGCCGATCGACGACGAGCCGGTCACCCGCGGCGTTCCGGCGCAGCAGAGCCGCTGA
- a CDS encoding ATP-binding cassette domain-containing protein, with the protein MIELEGLTKRFGAKTAVDNLSFQVRPGVVTGFLGPNGAGKSTTMRMMLDLDNPTSGTVRIDGKHYRDLPEPLKYIGALLDAKAMNGGRSAYNNLLCLAQSNRIPTSRVSEVLDLVGLTAVAKKKSKGFSLGMGQRLGIASALLGDPEILMFDEPVNGLDPEGILWIRNLMKGLAAEGRTIFVSSHLMSEMALTAEHLVVIGQGKLLADLSMADFIQQNSRSYVRVRTPQQERLKDVLHEAGIDAISVPATGALEIDGVESERLGELAAQHQIVLHELSPQRASLEEAFMRMTADSVEYHAHAPGAAGFPAGPGMAADNPARPADVPAWGAGFEAQRKGGK; encoded by the coding sequence ATGATCGAGCTTGAGGGCCTTACGAAACGATTCGGCGCGAAGACCGCCGTGGACAACCTCAGCTTCCAGGTCAGACCGGGGGTGGTCACCGGCTTCCTCGGCCCCAACGGGGCGGGCAAGTCCACGACCATGCGCATGATGCTCGACCTCGACAATCCGACCAGCGGTACGGTCCGGATCGACGGGAAGCACTACCGGGACCTGCCGGAGCCGCTGAAGTACATCGGGGCACTGCTGGACGCGAAGGCGATGAACGGCGGCCGCAGCGCGTACAACAACCTGCTCTGCCTCGCCCAGTCGAACCGGATCCCGACCAGCCGGGTCTCCGAGGTCCTGGACCTGGTCGGCCTGACGGCCGTGGCGAAGAAGAAGTCGAAAGGATTTTCCCTGGGTATGGGCCAGCGGCTCGGCATCGCCTCCGCGCTGCTCGGCGACCCGGAGATCCTGATGTTCGACGAACCCGTCAATGGTCTGGACCCGGAGGGAATTCTCTGGATCCGCAATCTGATGAAGGGGCTCGCGGCGGAGGGAAGAACGATCTTCGTTTCTTCCCATCTGATGAGCGAAATGGCCCTGACCGCGGAGCATTTGGTCGTCATCGGACAGGGAAAACTGCTGGCCGACCTGTCCATGGCCGATTTCATCCAGCAGAACTCCCGCAGTTACGTGCGCGTCCGCACGCCGCAGCAGGAACGGCTGAAGGACGTCCTGCACGAAGCCGGGATCGACGCGATCAGCGTCCCGGCCACCGGCGCGCTGGAGATCGACGGCGTGGAGTCGGAACGGCTCGGCGAGCTGGCCGCCCAGCACCAGATCGTGCTGCACGAACTCAGCCCGCAGCGGGCTTCACTGGAGGAAGCGTTCATGCGCATGACGGCCGACTCCGTCGAGTACCACGCCCACGCACCGGGGGCGGCCGGGTTCCCGGCAGGACCCGGCATGGCGGCGGACAACCCGGCCCGGCCGGCCGACGTACCCGCCTGGGGCGCCGGCTTCGAAGCTCAGCGCAAGGGCGGTAAGTGA
- a CDS encoding ABC transporter permease subunit: protein MSAFSAVLQSEWTKIRSVASTVWTLASAAIVTVGISSLLCAFINSSFKDMPAQEQATFDPTLASFAGMSLGQLAMIVFGVLVVGTEYSSGMIRTSLAAVPRRGSFLAGKLLVATGLALIVGLITSFASFFIGQAILGDRSIGIDEPNVLRAVFGAGLYMAMLALFSMGVATMLRSSMLSLGILMPFFLLISTILGAVPATRKVAQYFPDQAGSKIMQVIPGAMGSEKVPYGPWGGFGIMALWVLAAVLGGYLVLKKRDA from the coding sequence ATGTCCGCCTTCTCCGCCGTCCTGCAGTCCGAGTGGACCAAGATCCGCTCGGTCGCCTCGACCGTCTGGACCCTGGCCTCGGCAGCCATCGTCACGGTCGGCATCAGCTCACTGCTCTGCGCGTTCATCAACTCCTCCTTCAAGGACATGCCCGCGCAGGAGCAGGCCACCTTCGACCCGACGCTCGCCAGTTTCGCCGGCATGTCCCTCGGCCAGCTCGCGATGATCGTCTTCGGCGTGCTGGTCGTGGGCACCGAGTACAGCTCGGGCATGATCCGCACCTCGCTCGCGGCCGTGCCCCGGCGCGGCAGCTTCCTGGCCGGCAAGCTCCTCGTCGCCACCGGGCTCGCGCTGATCGTGGGCCTGATCACCAGCTTCGCGTCCTTCTTCATCGGACAGGCGATCCTGGGCGACCGCAGCATCGGCATCGACGAGCCGAACGTGCTGCGCGCCGTCTTCGGGGCCGGGCTGTACATGGCGATGCTCGCGCTGTTCTCCATGGGCGTGGCCACCATGCTGCGCAGCTCGATGCTCTCGCTCGGCATCCTGATGCCGTTCTTCCTCCTGATCTCGACCATCCTCGGGGCGGTCCCGGCGACCCGGAAGGTCGCCCAGTACTTCCCCGACCAGGCCGGATCCAAGATCATGCAGGTGATCCCGGGGGCGATGGGCAGCGAGAAGGTCCCCTACGGCCCCTGGGGCGGATTCGGGATCATGGCCCTGTGGGTGCTGGCGGCCGTGCTCGGCGGCTACCTCGTCCTCAAGAAGAGGGACGCCTGA
- a CDS encoding ABC transporter ATP-binding protein, with amino-acid sequence MIEAVGLTKRFGAKTAVDDLSFQVKPGHVTGFLGPNGSGKSTTMRMIVGLDRPTAGRVTINGLPFRELPNAQRHVGALLDAKAVHGGRRARTHLLSIAQLSGIPEKRVDEVLGVVGLQDVARQRAKGFSLGMGQRLGIATALLGDPQVLLFDEPVNGLDPEGILWVRNLMRRLASEGRTVFVSSHLMSEMALTADHLIVIGRGRLLADMGTQDFITHNSAGFARVRTADTDPGGWDTLGSVLTKAGGRVLREPDGALRVTGLELPQISDLAHAAGVRLWELSPHRASLEEAYMRMTQSSVEYTSTEDPRAELWEPEPLSVPKWEEEEAAEALQVPQAGFFAPPPPGTGARPFLMPTSPGELAGPGAASPGAEPSPGTTHSTDPVRTPAQKPEDTR; translated from the coding sequence ATGATCGAGGCAGTCGGCCTGACCAAGCGCTTCGGCGCGAAGACCGCTGTCGACGACCTTTCCTTCCAGGTCAAGCCAGGTCATGTGACGGGATTCCTGGGGCCCAACGGCTCCGGGAAGTCCACCACGATGCGCATGATCGTCGGCCTGGACCGGCCCACCGCCGGCCGGGTCACGATCAACGGCCTGCCCTTCCGCGAGCTCCCGAACGCCCAGCGGCACGTCGGGGCCCTGCTCGACGCCAAGGCCGTCCACGGCGGCCGCCGGGCCCGCACCCACCTGCTGTCGATCGCCCAGCTCTCCGGGATCCCCGAGAAGCGGGTGGACGAGGTGCTGGGCGTCGTGGGGCTGCAGGACGTGGCCCGGCAGCGCGCCAAGGGCTTCTCGCTCGGCATGGGCCAGCGGCTCGGCATCGCGACCGCCCTGCTCGGCGACCCCCAGGTGCTGCTCTTCGACGAGCCGGTCAACGGCCTCGACCCCGAAGGCATCCTCTGGGTCCGCAATCTGATGCGCCGCCTCGCCTCCGAGGGCCGCACCGTCTTCGTCTCCTCGCACCTCATGAGCGAGATGGCGCTGACCGCCGACCACCTCATCGTGATCGGCCGGGGCCGGCTGCTCGCCGACATGGGCACCCAGGACTTCATCACCCACAACTCGGCTGGATTCGCCCGGGTCCGCACGGCCGACACCGACCCCGGTGGCTGGGACACCCTCGGCTCCGTCCTCACCAAAGCGGGCGGCCGGGTCCTGCGGGAGCCCGACGGGGCGCTGCGGGTGACCGGGCTGGAGCTGCCGCAGATCTCCGACCTCGCGCACGCGGCCGGCGTACGGCTGTGGGAGCTGTCGCCGCACCGGGCCTCGCTGGAGGAGGCGTACATGCGGATGACCCAGTCCTCCGTCGAGTACACCTCCACCGAGGACCCGCGCGCCGAGCTCTGGGAGCCCGAACCGCTGAGCGTGCCGAAGTGGGAGGAAGAGGAAGCGGCCGAGGCCCTCCAGGTCCCGCAGGCCGGCTTCTTCGCGCCCCCGCCGCCCGGGACCGGCGCCCGGCCGTTCCTGATGCCGACCAGCCCCGGTGAGCTCGCGGGCCCCGGGGCCGCGTCCCCCGGGGCCGAGCCCTCCCCCGGCACCACGCACTCCACCGACCCCGTGCGCACGCCCGCGCAGAAGCCCGAGGACACCCGATGA
- a CDS encoding ABC transporter permease, whose product MTAPPTATTAGDQGPVGYTSPLPTPRPHLGHALASEWTKLTSVRSTMWTLGALVLLVVGIGGTVIVQTRDVDYEQMPFIAPALFGLLVGQLAVMVLGVLTITSEWGTGLVRTTFTAAPDRYRVLTAKYLVFGLTAFLTTAGSVCLVGLTASILRDGPDAGPHPPSEWASGLVGSLYVTLLGVLALAIGALVRHSAGAIAVMLGVVTLPPVIGAVLSIWEAVAPVGRSLLKYNVPVAMMELFGMPTNASDPSSGASMALPGGLNHMVLILLVTGAAVAASYVVVGRRDV is encoded by the coding sequence ATGACCGCCCCGCCGACCGCGACGACCGCCGGGGACCAGGGCCCGGTGGGCTACACCTCGCCCCTGCCGACGCCCCGGCCGCACCTGGGGCACGCGCTGGCCTCGGAGTGGACGAAGCTGACCTCGGTGCGCTCCACGATGTGGACGCTCGGCGCCCTGGTGCTGCTCGTCGTCGGCATCGGCGGCACGGTCATCGTGCAGACCCGGGACGTGGACTACGAGCAGATGCCGTTCATCGCCCCCGCCCTCTTCGGACTGCTGGTCGGGCAGCTCGCGGTGATGGTGCTCGGAGTGCTGACGATCACCTCCGAGTGGGGCACCGGCCTGGTCCGCACCACCTTCACGGCGGCCCCCGACCGGTACCGGGTGCTCACCGCGAAGTACCTCGTCTTCGGCCTCACCGCGTTCCTCACCACGGCCGGCTCGGTCTGCCTGGTGGGACTGACCGCCTCGATCCTGCGCGACGGTCCCGACGCCGGGCCGCACCCGCCTTCCGAGTGGGCCTCCGGGCTCGTGGGCAGCCTGTACGTCACCCTGCTCGGCGTCCTGGCCCTGGCGATCGGGGCGCTGGTGCGGCATTCGGCGGGGGCGATCGCCGTGATGCTCGGCGTCGTCACGCTGCCGCCGGTGATAGGGGCCGTGCTCAGCATCTGGGAGGCCGTCGCCCCGGTCGGGAGGAGCCTGCTCAAGTACAACGTGCCGGTGGCGATGATGGAGCTGTTCGGCATGCCGACCAACGCTTCCGACCCGTCGTCGGGCGCCAGCATGGCGCTCCCGGGCGGCCTGAACCACATGGTGCTGATCCTGCTGGTCACGGGCGCCGCGGTCGCCGCCTCGTACGTGGTGGTCGGCCGCAGGGACGTCTAG
- a CDS encoding ATP/GTP-binding protein: MSPRHNRPRGGENPADRSDQGSGPGSLDRYGLERTEEYQGEDWKVRHVAGASAAGKRYRCPGCDQEIPSGTPHLVAWPEYGGVDDRRHWHKACWNAKDRRTSKVQRSRNAPKY, translated from the coding sequence GTGTCACCGCGCCACAACCGCCCCAGGGGCGGCGAGAATCCAGCCGATCGTTCGGACCAGGGCTCGGGCCCGGGCAGTCTGGACCGGTACGGCCTGGAGCGCACGGAGGAGTACCAGGGCGAGGACTGGAAGGTCCGGCACGTCGCGGGCGCGAGCGCCGCGGGCAAGCGCTACCGCTGCCCCGGCTGCGACCAGGAGATCCCCTCCGGCACCCCGCACCTGGTGGCCTGGCCCGAGTACGGCGGGGTCGACGACCGCCGGCACTGGCACAAGGCCTGCTGGAACGCGAAGGACCGCCGCACCTCCAAGGTGCAGCGGTCCCGCAACGCTCCCAAGTACTAG
- a CDS encoding LLM class flavin-dependent oxidoreductase, producing MRVGAFVLAAQFPGQGQGEALHRAVRTAEVAEEAGLDSVWLAEHHFVPYGVCPSAVTLAALMLGRTRRLRVGTAVSVLPSTHPVALGEQAALLHLTSEGRFTLGVGRGGPWVDLEVFGGGLDAYENRFPEDLDLLRRWLAEPRVGAPGAEAGGRYGFREVAVVPRASEALHGDGTGPELIVACTSPGSVRMAAERGLPMLLGMHCGDEDKAAMVELWRRTARAAGHSPEAGHVSAGVCQLADRTADARETLLKAMPGWLKQGLDAHVTVDGRQRAMRDPVAYTELLCDLHPVGTPELAADRLAATSERTGITRFALLTEGSGDLAATEENLRRLGAEVLPRLG from the coding sequence ATGCGCGTAGGAGCATTTGTACTGGCGGCCCAGTTCCCGGGACAGGGACAGGGCGAGGCACTGCACCGGGCGGTACGGACCGCCGAGGTGGCCGAGGAGGCCGGGCTCGACTCGGTCTGGCTCGCCGAGCACCACTTCGTCCCGTACGGGGTCTGCCCGTCGGCGGTGACCCTGGCGGCCCTGATGCTGGGCCGCACCCGGCGGCTGCGCGTGGGCACGGCGGTGAGCGTCCTGCCGAGCACCCACCCGGTGGCCCTGGGCGAGCAGGCGGCCCTGCTGCACCTGACCTCGGAGGGGCGGTTCACCCTGGGGGTGGGCCGGGGCGGTCCCTGGGTGGACCTGGAGGTCTTCGGCGGCGGGCTCGACGCGTACGAGAACCGCTTCCCGGAGGACCTGGACCTGTTGCGGCGCTGGCTGGCCGAGCCGCGCGTGGGGGCACCCGGGGCCGAGGCCGGCGGCCGGTACGGCTTCCGCGAAGTGGCCGTCGTACCGCGCGCGTCGGAGGCGCTGCACGGCGACGGGACGGGGCCGGAACTGATCGTCGCCTGCACCTCCCCGGGCTCCGTACGGATGGCCGCGGAGCGCGGACTGCCGATGCTGCTGGGCATGCACTGCGGGGACGAGGACAAGGCCGCCATGGTCGAGCTGTGGCGGCGTACGGCACGGGCCGCGGGGCATTCGCCCGAGGCCGGCCACGTGTCGGCCGGGGTCTGCCAGCTGGCGGACCGGACGGCGGACGCCCGCGAAACGCTGCTGAAGGCGATGCCGGGCTGGCTCAAGCAGGGTCTGGACGCACACGTCACGGTGGACGGACGGCAGCGGGCGATGCGGGACCCGGTCGCGTACACCGAGCTGCTGTGCGATCTCCACCCCGTGGGCACGCCGGAGCTGGCGGCCGACCGGCTCGCGGCCACGTCGGAACGTACGGGGATCACGCGGTTCGCCCTGCTGACGGAAGGGTCGGGTGACCTCGCCGCGACCGAGGAGAACCTCCGGCGCCTCGGCGCCGAGGTGCTTCCCCGGCTCGGCTGA
- a CDS encoding SCO5389 family protein — MSLDVSPALLEQAERGEVDEAAFVDCVRTSLPYAWEMISSLVAQLKVDGGQFADNQTPPPDEQARGQLLRALASDAIRGALQRHFGVRLAFQNCHRVAVFPLDSSVDDRLAKFTSIRGQLLNQSPEMRDC, encoded by the coding sequence ATGTCGCTCGACGTCTCACCGGCCCTACTCGAACAGGCCGAGCGAGGCGAGGTCGACGAAGCCGCTTTCGTCGACTGCGTCCGGACCTCCCTGCCCTACGCATGGGAGATGATCAGCTCGCTGGTGGCCCAGCTCAAGGTGGACGGCGGACAGTTCGCCGACAACCAGACGCCCCCGCCGGACGAGCAGGCGCGTGGCCAGCTGCTGCGCGCTCTCGCGAGTGACGCGATACGGGGTGCGCTGCAGCGCCACTTCGGAGTGCGCCTGGCATTCCAGAACTGCCACCGGGTAGCGGTGTTCCCGCTGGACTCCTCGGTGGACGACCGGCTGGCCAAGTTCACTTCGATCCGAGGCCAGCTGCTCAACCAGTCGCCCGAGATGCGCGACTGCTAG